A single window of Pseudomonas lijiangensis DNA harbors:
- the trkA gene encoding Trk system potassium transporter TrkA, which produces MKIIILGAGQVGGTLAEHLASEANDITVVDTDGDRLRDLGDRLDIRTVQGKGSFPTVLRQAGADDADMLVAVTNSDETNMVACQVAYTLFHTPTKIARVREAAYLTRAGLFDNDAIPVDVLISPEQVVTNYIKRLVEYPGALQVIDFAEGKAQLVAVRAYYGGPLVGQKLRQLRAHMPNVDTRVAAIFRRDRPITPHGDTVIEADDEVFFIAAKAHIRAVMGEMRRLDESYKRIVIAGGGNIGERLAEAIESRYQVKIIEMNPARCRHLSETLNSTVVLQGSSSDRDLLMEENIGNTDLFLALTNDDEANIMSSLLAKRMGARKVVTLINNPAYVDLVQGGEIDIAVSPQLATIGTLLTHVRRGDIVSVHSLRRGAAEAIEVVAHGDAKSSKVIGKAIRDIILPQGTTIGAIIRDEEVLIAHDITVIESGDHVIMFLVDKKYIRDVERLFQVGLSFF; this is translated from the coding sequence TTGAAAATCATCATCCTGGGTGCAGGGCAGGTTGGCGGCACGCTGGCCGAACATCTGGCCAGTGAAGCCAACGACATCACCGTAGTGGACACCGATGGCGACCGCCTGCGTGACCTGGGCGACCGCCTGGATATCCGCACGGTACAGGGCAAGGGCTCGTTTCCCACAGTGCTGCGCCAGGCGGGTGCCGATGATGCCGACATGCTGGTGGCCGTCACCAACAGCGATGAAACCAACATGGTCGCCTGCCAGGTGGCCTACACGCTGTTCCACACGCCGACCAAGATTGCCCGGGTCCGTGAAGCGGCTTACCTGACCCGCGCCGGTCTGTTCGACAACGATGCGATTCCGGTGGATGTATTGATCAGCCCGGAACAGGTCGTCACCAACTACATCAAGCGTCTGGTCGAATACCCCGGCGCCCTTCAGGTGATCGACTTTGCCGAAGGCAAGGCACAACTAGTGGCCGTCAGGGCTTATTACGGCGGACCGCTGGTGGGTCAGAAACTGCGCCAGCTGCGGGCGCACATGCCCAATGTCGACACCCGGGTAGCCGCGATATTCCGTCGCGACCGGCCTATCACGCCCCATGGCGACACCGTTATCGAAGCCGATGACGAAGTGTTCTTCATTGCGGCCAAGGCGCATATTCGCGCCGTAATGGGCGAGATGCGCCGCCTGGACGAAAGCTACAAACGCATCGTGATCGCCGGTGGCGGCAACATTGGCGAGCGTCTGGCCGAAGCCATCGAAAGCCGCTATCAGGTGAAGATCATCGAGATGAACCCGGCCCGTTGCCGTCATCTCTCGGAAACCCTCAACAGCACGGTGGTTCTGCAAGGCAGTTCTTCGGATCGCGACCTGTTGATGGAAGAGAACATCGGCAATACCGACCTGTTCCTGGCCCTGACCAACGACGACGAAGCCAACATCATGTCGTCGCTGCTGGCCAAGCGAATGGGGGCGCGCAAGGTGGTCACCCTCATCAATAACCCGGCCTATGTGGACCTGGTGCAAGGCGGGGAAATCGATATCGCCGTCAGCCCGCAACTGGCGACCATCGGCACCTTGCTGACCCACGTGCGGCGCGGTGATATCGTCAGTGTGCATTCACTGCGCAGGGGAGCGGCCGAAGCCATTGAGGTCGTAGCCCACGGCGATGCCAAATCCAGCAAGGTCATCGGCAAGGCCATCAGGGACATTATCCTCCCGCAGGGCACCACCATCGGCGCCATCATCCGCGACGAAGAAGTCCTGATCGCCCACGACATCACCGTGATCGAATCCGGCGACCACGTGATCATGTTCCTTGTGGATAAAAAATACATCCGCGATGTTGAGCGGCTGTTTCAGGTGGGGTTGAGCTTCTTTTAA
- a CDS encoding lysophospholipid acyltransferase: MDKFKGAMIVGALRLFALLPWRAVQWVGTAIGWLMWKLPNRSREVARINLSKCFPELNKTELDQLVGRSLMDIGKTLTESACAWIWPAQKSIDLVREVEGLDVLKDALASGKGVVGITSHLGNWEVLNHFYCSQCKPIIFYRPPKLKAVDELLRKQRVQLGNRVAASTKEGILSVIKEVRKGGSVGIPADPEPAESAGIFVPFCGTQALTSKFVPNMLAGGKAVGVFLHAMRLPDGSGYKVVLEAAPEDMYSTDTETSAAAMSKVVEKYVRAYPSQYMWTMKRFKKRPEGEARWY, translated from the coding sequence GTGGATAAGTTCAAAGGTGCCATGATTGTCGGGGCGTTGCGGTTGTTTGCCCTGCTGCCCTGGCGTGCCGTGCAATGGGTCGGTACTGCGATTGGCTGGTTGATGTGGAAACTGCCCAACCGTTCCCGTGAAGTGGCGCGGATCAATCTGTCCAAATGCTTTCCGGAACTGAACAAGACTGAGCTGGACCAATTGGTGGGTCGCAGCCTGATGGATATCGGCAAGACCCTGACCGAAAGCGCCTGCGCCTGGATCTGGCCTGCCCAGAAGTCCATCGACCTGGTGCGTGAAGTCGAAGGCCTCGATGTGCTCAAGGACGCTCTCGCTTCTGGCAAGGGTGTGGTCGGGATCACCAGCCACCTGGGCAACTGGGAAGTGCTCAACCACTTCTATTGCAGCCAGTGCAAACCGATCATTTTCTATCGTCCACCCAAGCTCAAGGCTGTGGACGAACTGCTGCGCAAGCAGCGGGTGCAGTTGGGCAACCGTGTTGCGGCTTCCACCAAGGAAGGCATCCTCAGTGTCATCAAGGAAGTGCGTAAAGGCGGCTCGGTGGGGATTCCTGCGGATCCGGAGCCGGCAGAGTCGGCCGGTATCTTCGTACCCTTCTGCGGTACCCAGGCACTGACCAGCAAATTCGTGCCCAACATGCTGGCTGGCGGCAAAGCCGTTGGCGTCTTCCTGCACGCCATGCGCCTGCCGGACGGTTCAGGCTACAAGGTGGTTCTGGAAGCTGCACCTGAAGACATGTACAGCACCGACACTGAAACATCGGCGGCAGCCATGAGCAAGGTGGTCGAGAAATATGTGCGGGCTTATCCGAGCCAGTACATGTGGACCATGAAGCGCTTCAAGAAGCGTCCGGAAGGCGAAGCGCGCTGGTATTGA
- the rsmB gene encoding 16S rRNA (cytosine(967)-C(5))-methyltransferase RsmB, which yields MNPRLAAARALAAVLSGKASLNSSLPTQLDKVDIRDRGLTQDLAFGTARWQPRLSALAAKLLQKPFKAADADVEALLLVGLYQLLYSRIPAHAAIGETVGCADKLKKPWAKALLNAVLRRAQRESEALLAELEHDPVVRTAHPRWLQKALKAAWPEQWEAICAANNAHPPMILRVNRRHNSRAQYLELLKTAGIEAVACTFSQDGILLAEPGDVRSLPGFAEGWISVQDEAAQLAADLLELAPGQRVLDACCAPGGKTCHLLEVQPQLDGVVAVDLEAKRLVRVRENLDRLGLDAELIAADARETAQWWDGKPFQRILLDAPCSATGVIRRHPDIKLTRQADDITALATLQGELLDALWPTLQVGGILLYATCSTLPTENTEVIEAFLARTSGARELDIAGQLGQQPAGIKQPHGRQLLAQEGGHDGFYYAKLIKIAASV from the coding sequence ATGAACCCGCGTCTGGCTGCCGCCAGAGCCTTGGCCGCCGTGCTGAGCGGCAAGGCTTCGCTGAACAGTTCGTTGCCGACCCAGCTGGATAAGGTCGACATCCGTGATCGGGGCCTCACTCAGGATCTGGCTTTCGGCACGGCACGCTGGCAGCCACGCCTGTCCGCGCTGGCAGCCAAACTGCTGCAAAAACCCTTCAAGGCCGCTGATGCCGATGTCGAGGCCTTGTTGCTGGTGGGACTTTATCAGTTGCTCTACAGCCGCATTCCCGCCCACGCCGCCATCGGTGAAACGGTGGGTTGCGCCGACAAGCTGAAAAAACCATGGGCCAAAGCATTGCTCAATGCCGTCCTGCGTCGTGCCCAACGAGAAAGCGAAGCGCTGCTGGCTGAACTGGAACACGATCCGGTGGTGCGTACCGCTCACCCGCGCTGGCTGCAAAAAGCCCTGAAAGCCGCATGGCCCGAGCAATGGGAAGCCATCTGCGCCGCCAACAACGCGCATCCGCCCATGATCCTGCGGGTCAACCGTCGGCATAACAGTCGCGCTCAATACCTTGAGCTGTTGAAAACCGCCGGGATCGAAGCCGTTGCCTGCACCTTCAGCCAGGATGGCATCCTGCTGGCCGAGCCGGGTGATGTGCGCTCACTCCCCGGTTTTGCCGAAGGCTGGATCAGCGTGCAGGATGAAGCCGCGCAACTGGCTGCCGACCTGCTGGAACTGGCGCCCGGCCAACGTGTGCTGGATGCCTGCTGCGCGCCGGGCGGCAAGACCTGCCATCTGCTGGAAGTGCAGCCGCAACTCGACGGCGTGGTGGCTGTTGATCTGGAAGCCAAGCGTCTGGTGCGCGTGCGGGAAAACCTCGACCGCCTGGGCCTGGATGCCGAACTGATCGCAGCCGACGCCCGGGAAACCGCCCAATGGTGGGACGGCAAGCCCTTCCAGCGCATTCTGCTCGATGCGCCTTGCTCGGCCACCGGCGTGATCCGCCGCCACCCGGATATCAAGCTGACCCGTCAGGCCGATGACATTACCGCCCTGGCCACGCTGCAAGGCGAGTTGCTGGACGCGCTCTGGCCGACGCTGCAAGTCGGCGGCATTCTGTTGTACGCCACCTGCTCGACGCTGCCCACGGAAAACACTGAAGTGATCGAGGCCTTCCTGGCCCGTACCTCCGGCGCCCGCGAGCTGGACATCGCCGGACAGCTCGGCCAGCAACCCGCAGGCATCAAGCAGCCCCACGGCCGCCAGTTGCTGGCGCAGGAAGGTGGGCATGATGGCTTCTATTACGCCAAACTGATCAAGATCGCAGCGTCGGTCTGA
- the glyS gene encoding glycine--tRNA ligase subunit beta — MSAQDFLVELGTEELPPKTLSALGDAFLAGIEKGLQSAGLTYSAKQVYAAPRRLAVLVTGLATQQPDRSVNLDGPPRQAAFDAEGNPTQAALGFAKKCGVDLSEIDQSGPKLRYSQTIIGKPTASLLPTIVEDSLNDLPIAKRMRWGARKEEFVRPTQWLVMLLGDQVIDCTILAQSAGRHSRGHRFHHPQDVRISSPASYLSDLRAAHVLADFNERRQIISKRVDELAAQQEGTAIVPPSLLDEVAGLVEWPVPLVCSFEERFLEVPQEALITTMQDNQKYFCLLDSEGKLLPRFITVANIESKDPAQIIAGNEKVVRPRLTDAEFFFKQDKKQKLETFNDRLKNVVFQAQLGSVFDKAERVSKLAAFIAPRIGGDAQRAARAGILSKCDLATEMVGEFPEMQGIAGFYYAKADGEAQDVALALNEQYMPRGAGAELPTTLTGAAVAIADKLDTLVGIFGIGMLPTGSKDPYALRRAALGILRILIDKKLDLDLIETVKFAVSQFGAKVKAAGLADQVLEFIFDRLRARYEDEGVEVAVYLSVRALQPGSALDFDQRVQAVQAFRKLPQAAALAAVNKRVSNLLSKAEGSIAQTVEPKYFDNANEFSLYSAIQQADHAVQPMAAERQYSESLARLATLREPVDAFFEAVMVNADDANVRANRYALLARLRGLFLGVADISLLG, encoded by the coding sequence ATGAGTGCTCAAGATTTTCTGGTCGAACTGGGTACCGAAGAACTGCCACCCAAGACCCTCAGTGCCTTGGGCGATGCATTTCTGGCCGGTATCGAAAAAGGCCTGCAGAGCGCTGGCCTGACCTACAGCGCCAAACAGGTTTACGCCGCGCCACGTCGTCTGGCGGTGCTGGTGACCGGCCTGGCCACGCAACAACCGGATCGCAGCGTCAATCTGGACGGTCCGCCTCGTCAGGCCGCTTTCGATGCTGAAGGCAACCCGACTCAGGCAGCACTGGGCTTCGCCAAGAAATGCGGCGTCGATCTGAGCGAAATCGATCAGAGTGGTCCCAAGCTGCGTTACAGCCAGACCATCATCGGCAAACCGACCGCTTCACTGCTGCCGACCATCGTCGAAGACTCGCTGAACGACCTGCCAATCGCCAAACGCATGCGTTGGGGTGCCCGCAAGGAAGAGTTCGTGCGTCCGACCCAATGGCTGGTCATGCTGCTGGGCGACCAGGTGATCGACTGCACGATCCTGGCCCAGAGCGCAGGCCGTCATTCTCGCGGTCACCGCTTCCATCATCCGCAAGACGTGCGTATTTCCTCGCCAGCCAGCTACCTCAGCGACCTGCGGGCCGCTCATGTACTGGCCGACTTCAACGAACGTCGCCAGATCATCAGCAAGCGCGTCGACGAACTGGCTGCCCAGCAGGAAGGCACTGCCATCGTGCCGCCAAGCCTGCTGGACGAAGTGGCGGGTCTGGTCGAGTGGCCGGTGCCGCTGGTCTGCTCGTTTGAAGAGCGCTTCCTCGAAGTGCCTCAGGAAGCCCTGATCACCACCATGCAGGACAACCAGAAGTATTTCTGCCTGCTGGACAGCGAAGGCAAGTTGCTGCCGCGCTTCATCACGGTTGCCAACATCGAGAGCAAGGACCCGGCACAGATCATCGCCGGTAACGAGAAGGTGGTTCGCCCACGTCTGACCGATGCCGAGTTCTTCTTCAAGCAGGACAAGAAGCAGAAGCTGGAAACCTTCAATGATCGCCTGAAGAACGTCGTGTTCCAGGCTCAGCTGGGCAGCGTCTTCGACAAGGCCGAGCGCGTTTCCAAGCTGGCCGCTTTCATCGCGCCACGCATTGGCGGCGACGCCCAGCGTGCGGCACGTGCGGGCATTCTTTCCAAGTGCGACCTGGCGACCGAGATGGTTGGCGAGTTCCCGGAAATGCAGGGTATTGCCGGTTTCTACTACGCCAAGGCGGACGGTGAGGCGCAAGACGTTGCTCTGGCGCTCAACGAGCAGTACATGCCTCGCGGTGCGGGTGCAGAACTGCCGACTACCTTGACCGGCGCGGCCGTGGCCATTGCCGACAAGCTCGACACTCTGGTCGGCATCTTCGGCATCGGCATGCTGCCAACCGGTAGCAAAGACCCGTATGCCCTGCGTCGCGCTGCGCTGGGTATCCTGCGCATCCTGATCGACAAGAAGCTGGATCTGGATCTGATCGAGACCGTCAAGTTCGCGGTCAGCCAGTTCGGCGCCAAGGTCAAGGCTGCCGGCCTGGCCGATCAGGTGCTGGAGTTCATCTTCGACCGCCTGCGTGCGCGTTACGAAGACGAAGGCGTCGAGGTTGCGGTCTACCTGTCGGTCCGTGCCCTGCAGCCAGGTTCCGCCCTGGACTTCGATCAGCGGGTCCAGGCCGTTCAGGCGTTCCGCAAGTTGCCACAAGCTGCTGCACTGGCGGCGGTGAACAAGCGTGTATCGAACCTGCTGAGCAAGGCCGAGGGCAGCATCGCCCAGACCGTCGAGCCCAAGTACTTCGACAACGCCAACGAGTTCTCCCTGTATTCGGCCATTCAACAGGCCGACCACGCGGTACAGCCAATGGCTGCCGAGCGTCAGTACAGCGAATCCCTGGCACGCCTGGCAACCCTGCGCGAGCCTGTGGATGCGTTCTTCGAGGCAGTGATGGTCAACGCTGACGACGCCAATGTGCGCGCCAACCGTTATGCATTGCTGGCACGTCTGCGCGGCCTGTTCCTGGGCGTTGCCGATATCTCGCTGCTGGGTTGA
- the fmt gene encoding methionyl-tRNA formyltransferase produces MTEPLRIVFAGTPEFAAEHLKALLDSPHQIIAVYTQPDRPAGRGQKLMPSPVKQLALQHGLQVLQPPTLRDAAAQQELAELKPDLMVVVAYGLILPQVVLDIPRLGCINSHASLLPRWRGAAPIQRAVQAGDAESGVTVMRMEAGLDTGPMLLKVTTPITAEDTGGTLHDRLAELGPPAVVQAVAGLAEGSLVGEVQDDTLATYAHKLNKDEARIDWSRPADELERLIRAFNPWPICHSTLNEEALKILAASLAEGQGAPGTILGASKDGLIVACGQGALRLTRLQLPGGKPLNFTDLFNSRREKFATGTVLGQ; encoded by the coding sequence ATGACCGAGCCACTGCGCATCGTCTTCGCCGGTACTCCGGAATTTGCCGCCGAACACTTGAAGGCCCTGCTGGACAGCCCTCATCAGATCATCGCGGTCTATACCCAGCCTGATCGCCCGGCCGGTCGTGGACAGAAGCTGATGCCAAGCCCGGTCAAGCAACTGGCGCTACAGCATGGCCTGCAAGTGCTGCAACCGCCAACCCTGCGTGATGCCGCCGCTCAGCAGGAGCTGGCCGAGCTCAAGCCCGACCTTATGGTGGTGGTCGCTTATGGCCTGATCCTGCCGCAAGTGGTGCTGGATATTCCTCGTCTGGGCTGCATCAACAGCCATGCCTCCTTGCTGCCACGCTGGCGCGGTGCAGCGCCGATCCAGCGGGCCGTGCAGGCGGGTGATGCCGAAAGCGGCGTGACCGTCATGCGCATGGAAGCCGGCCTGGATACCGGCCCGATGCTGCTCAAGGTCACGACGCCCATCACGGCAGAAGACACCGGCGGCACCTTGCACGATCGCCTTGCCGAACTAGGTCCGCCTGCCGTAGTGCAAGCCGTGGCGGGTCTGGCAGAGGGTTCGCTGGTGGGCGAAGTGCAGGACGATACACTCGCCACGTATGCTCACAAATTGAACAAGGACGAGGCACGCATCGACTGGAGCCGCCCGGCAGACGAGCTGGAACGCCTGATCCGCGCCTTCAATCCGTGGCCCATCTGCCACAGCACCTTGAATGAAGAAGCCCTCAAGATACTGGCCGCCAGCCTTGCCGAAGGGCAGGGCGCACCGGGCACGATTCTCGGTGCCAGCAAGGACGGCCTGATCGTCGCCTGTGGCCAGGGCGCCTTGCGCCTGACTCGCCTGCAATTGCCGGGCGGCAAGCCGCTGAACTTCACTGACCTGTTCAACAGCCGTCGCGAGAAGTTCGCCACCGGCACGGTGTTGGGCCAATGA
- a CDS encoding lysophospholipid acyltransferase family protein yields the protein MSIIQAIRTFFFYLLLGTSSLLWCTLSFFIAPFLSFKARYRFINVYWCRCAIWLTRVFLNIHVEVTGAHNVPKTPCVIISNHQSTWETFFLSAYFEPMSQVLKRELLYVPFFGWAMAMLRPIAIDRENPKAALKQIAKKGDELLKDGIWVLIFPEGTRVPFGQVGKFSRGGTALAVNAELPVLPVAHNAGKYWPKEGWAKKPGTIQVVIGEPMYAEGSGPRAIAALNDRVQAWNEATQKSLGSDVAPVSSSEKVEV from the coding sequence ATGTCGATCATCCAGGCAATCAGGACCTTTTTCTTTTACCTGTTGCTAGGCACCAGCTCGCTGCTGTGGTGCACATTGAGTTTCTTCATCGCGCCCTTTCTGTCCTTCAAAGCCCGCTACCGGTTCATCAATGTCTACTGGTGCCGCTGTGCAATCTGGCTGACCCGCGTCTTCCTGAATATCCACGTGGAAGTGACCGGCGCGCACAACGTTCCCAAAACCCCCTGCGTGATCATTTCCAACCACCAGAGCACCTGGGAAACCTTCTTCCTATCGGCTTACTTCGAGCCCATGAGCCAGGTCCTCAAGCGTGAGCTGCTGTATGTGCCGTTCTTCGGTTGGGCAATGGCCATGCTGCGCCCTATCGCGATTGATCGCGAGAACCCCAAGGCCGCACTCAAGCAGATCGCCAAGAAGGGTGATGAATTGCTCAAAGACGGTATCTGGGTACTGATCTTCCCGGAAGGCACCCGCGTCCCGTTCGGTCAGGTCGGCAAGTTCTCCCGTGGCGGCACCGCCCTGGCCGTCAACGCCGAACTGCCTGTGCTGCCTGTGGCACACAACGCCGGCAAGTACTGGCCGAAGGAAGGCTGGGCGAAAAAGCCAGGCACTATCCAGGTGGTCATCGGTGAACCCATGTACGCCGAAGGCTCCGGCCCCCGCGCCATTGCAGCCCTCAACGACCGCGTACAGGCCTGGAACGAAGCCACCCAGAAGTCCCTGGGTTCAGATGTTGCACCTGTCTCGAGCAGCGAGAAAGTAGAAGTCTGA
- a CDS encoding DNA-3-methyladenine glycosylase I has protein sequence MTRCFWCNEDPIYIAYHDQEWGVPLRDAQKLFELLLLEGFQAGLSWITVLKKRPRYREVMFGFDVHRIAVMTDDEIEVLMQEPGIIRNRLKLNAARRNAQAWLKLDDPVGFLWSFVGGEQKVNHFKDRSEVPAITPEAEAMSKALKKAGFTFVGPTICYAYMQSSGMVMDHTVDCDRYATLVR, from the coding sequence ATGACTCGCTGCTTTTGGTGCAATGAAGACCCGATTTACATCGCTTATCACGATCAGGAATGGGGAGTGCCGCTGCGCGATGCGCAGAAGCTCTTCGAGTTGCTTTTGCTCGAAGGGTTCCAGGCCGGTCTGTCATGGATCACGGTTTTGAAAAAACGCCCGCGATATCGCGAAGTCATGTTCGGTTTTGATGTTCATCGCATCGCCGTCATGACCGACGACGAGATTGAAGTCCTGATGCAGGAGCCGGGCATCATCCGTAACCGCCTCAAACTCAACGCTGCCCGCCGCAATGCACAGGCCTGGTTGAAACTGGACGACCCGGTCGGCTTTCTCTGGTCGTTTGTCGGTGGAGAACAGAAGGTCAACCACTTCAAGGACCGCAGCGAGGTCCCGGCCATCACGCCAGAGGCCGAAGCCATGAGCAAGGCCTTGAAGAAAGCAGGGTTCACTTTTGTCGGCCCGACCATTTGCTACGCCTACATGCAATCGAGCGGCATGGTCATGGATCACACCGTCGATTGTGATCGATACGCGACTCTGGTCCGCTGA
- the glyQ gene encoding glycine--tRNA ligase subunit alpha: protein MSQPTPAVRTFQDLILALQQYWAEQGCVVLQPYDMEVGAGTFHTATFLRAVGPETWNAAYVQPSRRPTDGRYGENPNRLQHYYQFQVILKPNPDNFQELYLGSLKHIGLDPLVHDVRFVEDNWESPTLGAWGLGWEIWLNGMEVSQFTYFQQVGGIECYPVTGEITYGLERLAMYQQGVDSVYDLVWADGPFGKVTYGDVFHQNEVEQSTYNFEHANVEKLFELFDFYESEAARLIELELPLPSYEMVLKASHTFNLLDARRAISVTARQQYILRVRTLARSVAQSYLQARAKLGFPMAPPDLRDEVLAKLEAAQ from the coding sequence GTGAGCCAGCCTACGCCAGCCGTGCGTACCTTCCAAGACTTGATCCTCGCCCTCCAGCAATACTGGGCAGAACAAGGTTGCGTGGTACTTCAGCCCTACGATATGGAAGTAGGCGCCGGCACTTTCCACACCGCCACATTTCTGCGCGCCGTAGGCCCGGAAACCTGGAACGCCGCTTACGTACAGCCAAGCCGTCGCCCGACTGACGGCCGTTACGGCGAAAACCCCAACCGCCTGCAGCATTACTATCAGTTTCAGGTGATCCTGAAGCCGAACCCGGACAACTTTCAGGAACTGTACCTGGGCTCACTCAAGCACATCGGCCTCGACCCGCTGGTGCATGACGTCCGTTTCGTCGAAGACAACTGGGAATCGCCAACTCTGGGTGCCTGGGGTCTGGGCTGGGAAATCTGGCTCAACGGCATGGAAGTCTCGCAGTTCACCTACTTCCAGCAGGTCGGTGGCATCGAGTGCTACCCGGTGACCGGCGAAATCACCTACGGCCTGGAGCGTCTGGCCATGTACCAGCAGGGCGTGGACTCGGTCTACGATCTGGTCTGGGCTGACGGCCCGTTCGGCAAGGTGACTTACGGCGATGTGTTCCACCAGAACGAAGTGGAGCAATCGACCTACAACTTCGAACACGCCAACGTCGAAAAACTGTTCGAGCTGTTCGACTTCTATGAAAGCGAAGCTGCACGCCTGATCGAGCTTGAGCTGCCATTGCCAAGCTATGAAATGGTCCTCAAGGCTTCGCACACCTTCAACCTTCTGGATGCGCGCCGGGCCATTTCCGTGACTGCGCGTCAGCAGTACATCCTGCGCGTGCGCACGCTGGCCCGTTCTGTCGCCCAGAGCTACCTGCAAGCCCGGGCCAAGCTTGGCTTCCCGATGGCACCGCCCGATCTACGCGATGAAGTGTTGGCTAAGCTGGAGGCTGCACAATGA
- the gmhB gene encoding D-glycero-beta-D-manno-heptose 1,7-bisphosphate 7-phosphatase has product MKLLILDRDGVVNHDSDAYIKSVEEWIPIPGSIEAIATLSKAGWTVAIATNQSGIARGYYDLATLDAMHARLRELVAGQGGEVGLIVYCPHGPDQGCDCRKPKPGMLQTIANHYATDLKGLWFVGDSKGDLQAALAVDAQPVLVMTGKGRRTMDGTVPAGTLIFDDLAAVAAELIHNSVSL; this is encoded by the coding sequence GTGAAGCTGCTGATTCTCGATCGGGACGGAGTCGTCAACCATGACTCCGACGCTTATATAAAGTCGGTAGAGGAGTGGATTCCCATTCCTGGCTCGATCGAGGCCATCGCAACATTGAGCAAGGCCGGCTGGACGGTGGCGATTGCCACCAACCAGTCGGGCATTGCACGAGGTTATTACGATCTTGCTACTCTGGATGCCATGCATGCGCGTTTGCGCGAGCTGGTGGCAGGGCAGGGTGGCGAGGTTGGCTTGATCGTTTATTGCCCACATGGGCCGGATCAAGGTTGTGACTGCCGCAAGCCAAAGCCTGGCATGCTGCAGACCATCGCCAATCATTACGCAACAGACCTGAAAGGTTTATGGTTCGTGGGCGACAGCAAGGGTGACCTGCAGGCTGCTTTGGCCGTCGATGCACAACCTGTTCTGGTAATGACCGGTAAAGGCCGCAGGACAATGGACGGAACAGTGCCGGCCGGCACTTTGATTTTTGACGATCTGGCGGCAGTTGCCGCAGAACTTATCCACAATAGCGTCTCGCTGTAA
- the def gene encoding peptide deformylase: MAILNILEFPDSRLRTIAKPVAIVDDGIRQLVDDMFETMYEAPGIGLAATQVNVHKRVVVMDLSEDRTEPRVFINPEIEMLTEEMDQYQEGCLSVPGFYENVDRPVKVRIKALDRDGKPYELVAEGLLAVCIQHECDHLNGKLFVDYLSNLKRDRIKKKLEKQHRQNA, translated from the coding sequence ATGGCCATTCTAAACATTCTCGAATTTCCCGATTCGCGCCTGCGCACCATCGCCAAACCTGTGGCGATAGTAGACGACGGCATACGCCAGTTGGTCGACGACATGTTTGAAACCATGTACGAGGCCCCGGGCATCGGTCTGGCAGCGACCCAGGTCAACGTCCACAAGCGCGTGGTCGTGATGGACCTGAGCGAAGATCGCACCGAGCCTCGCGTCTTCATCAACCCCGAAATCGAAATGCTGACCGAAGAAATGGATCAGTATCAGGAAGGCTGCCTCTCGGTACCCGGGTTCTATGAAAACGTCGACCGCCCCGTAAAAGTTCGCATCAAGGCTCTGGACCGTGACGGCAAGCCTTACGAACTGGTTGCCGAAGGTTTGCTCGCCGTCTGCATCCAGCATGAATGCGATCACCTGAACGGCAAGCTGTTCGTCGACTACCTCTCCAATCTGAAGCGTGACCGGATCAAGAAAAAGCTGGAAAAACAGCACAGACAGAACGCTTGA